Proteins encoded together in one Acidobacteriota bacterium window:
- a CDS encoding RNA polymerase sigma factor, which translates to MRTERVEPSRPEASASSSQELLERAREGDAGALNRLFERYLPRLHRWAHRRVPTWARDAADTADFVQETVFHTLRRLDSFKPQRDGALLGCLRRSLVNRVHDQFRRASRRPQVEPLVDGLDERVSNDEESPLDVVIGHDDRRRYEAALKRLRPIDRRAIVASIELGYNYEQLALVLNKPSGPAARLAVRRALLRLGDEMGRE; encoded by the coding sequence ATGCGCACGGAACGAGTGGAGCCGTCGCGGCCGGAGGCGTCGGCGTCCTCTTCTCAGGAGCTGTTGGAGCGGGCGCGCGAAGGGGATGCCGGAGCGCTGAACCGGTTGTTCGAGCGCTATCTCCCGCGCCTCCATCGGTGGGCGCACAGACGCGTTCCGACCTGGGCGCGCGATGCGGCCGACACCGCCGATTTCGTCCAGGAGACCGTGTTTCACACCTTGCGCCGCCTCGATTCCTTCAAGCCGCAACGCGATGGCGCACTGCTGGGCTGTCTCCGGCGCTCGCTCGTGAATCGGGTCCACGACCAGTTCCGGCGCGCCTCGCGCCGACCCCAGGTCGAGCCCCTGGTGGACGGGCTCGACGAGCGCGTCTCGAACGACGAGGAATCACCGCTCGACGTGGTGATCGGCCACGATGACCGGCGACGTTACGAAGCGGCGTTGAAGCGCTTGCGACCGATCGATCGGCGGGCGATCGTAGCGAGCATCGAGCTCGGGTACAACTACGAGCAGCTCGCGCTCGTGCTGAACAAGCCCTCCGGTCCGGCGGCCCGACTCGCCGTCCGACGCGCGCTGCTTCGTCTCGGCGATGAGATGGGTCGTGAATGA
- a CDS encoding ParA family protein has protein sequence MTTYCIASAKGGSGKTILCASIGAFLADIGKKTLLVDLDHATHGMSLLYLNQVNRHRSSAGGKARGMFDGDSFSYDRDVVHLPTKTDLVPATFAFKADYAGSDAAIFLSVLEQVIGAARTKEYDYVFLDAQAGGDVYSRIAMKTDIADEVVIVSEYDPLSSAGVDRLRVNLGQDLGYARTWLLMNKMLPDYIGRYRDFLKVTRYLSPIPWNADVVRAYTHRSLPLDLERGNEFTLDLMQTLKQLLDDEVVAEMEAWTEGREARIREPYERKYATTLEEIAKHADERRRRAGWNSSINFMMFTGGALGVVLGAAYAGRDTLGLSEVTNYSILILLVAVVASFFVLPMLRRHVGMDEMDEARIVKTIHQLEEDLERIDVRRKAPVETLIRSADDD, from the coding sequence ATGACCACCTACTGCATCGCCAGCGCAAAAGGCGGGTCCGGCAAGACAATCCTGTGTGCAAGTATCGGCGCATTTCTTGCCGACATAGGCAAGAAGACTCTTCTGGTAGACCTCGATCACGCGACGCACGGGATGAGTCTCCTCTATTTGAACCAGGTGAACCGCCATAGGAGTTCGGCTGGCGGCAAGGCACGTGGCATGTTCGATGGCGATTCGTTTTCCTACGACCGTGATGTCGTGCACTTGCCGACTAAGACCGATCTCGTGCCGGCGACCTTTGCATTCAAAGCGGACTATGCGGGTTCGGATGCGGCCATTTTCCTGTCCGTGTTGGAGCAGGTCATCGGGGCGGCAAGGACCAAGGAGTACGACTATGTGTTCCTTGATGCTCAGGCCGGCGGAGACGTATACTCACGTATAGCAATGAAGACAGATATAGCTGATGAAGTAGTTATTGTGTCGGAGTATGATCCGCTTTCCTCGGCAGGTGTAGACCGACTGCGGGTGAATCTCGGCCAGGACTTGGGTTATGCAAGGACATGGCTTCTCATGAATAAAATGTTGCCTGACTATATAGGTCGTTACAGAGACTTTCTCAAAGTTACAAGGTACCTGAGCCCCATACCGTGGAATGCGGACGTAGTTCGGGCCTATACGCATCGGTCGTTGCCGCTGGACCTGGAACGCGGAAATGAGTTCACTCTGGATTTGATGCAGACCCTGAAGCAGCTCCTGGACGACGAAGTCGTAGCGGAAATGGAAGCGTGGACCGAAGGAAGGGAGGCGCGGATCCGTGAGCCCTACGAGAGGAAATACGCGACGACGTTGGAAGAGATTGCCAAGCATGCGGACGAGAGGAGGCGTAGGGCCGGCTGGAATTCCTCGATCAACTTCATGATGTTCACTGGTGGGGCTCTGGGCGTGGTTCTTGGCGCCGCGTATGCTGGCCGGGATACGCTCGGATTGTCCGAAGTGACGAACTACTCGATTCTGATTCTCCTCGTGGCCGTGGTGGCGAGTTTTTTTGTGTTGCCGATGTTGCGAAGGCACGTCGGGATGGATGAGATGGACGAAGCGCGTATCGTCAAGACCATTCACCAACTAGAGGAGGACTTGGAGCGTATTGACGTTCGTCGGAAAGCGCCTGTGGAGACACTGATAAGGTCCGCGGACGATGACTGA
- a CDS encoding 2-dehydropantoate 2-reductase, producing MKVCVVGAGAIGGYMAVRMSRAGHDVSVIARGPHLAAIRANGMKLIEDGAESVADNLTATDRIRDLGPHDVVLLALKAHQIAAVVDDLPALLGPDTCLVTLQNGIPWWYFQKLGGPYADRVVETVDPGGVLFNAIDPERIIGCIAYPAAAITEPGVIKHIEGIRFPVGELDGSESARVQRVAGLLTESGFKARVLTDIRSEIWLKLWGNLTFNPISALTHATLVDICQFPLTRALAAAMMTEAQTIGERLGAGFRVTMERRIAGAESVGKHKTSMLQDVEVGKPLEIDGMLGAVVELAEVTGVEVPTLRALYACVSLLSKTIVDEQIRIKGSPK from the coding sequence ATGAAAGTCTGCGTTGTCGGCGCCGGGGCCATCGGCGGCTACATGGCGGTGCGCATGTCCCGCGCGGGGCACGACGTCTCGGTCATCGCCCGCGGCCCGCACCTGGCCGCCATCCGCGCCAACGGCATGAAGCTGATCGAGGACGGTGCAGAGTCGGTCGCCGACAACCTGACCGCAACCGACCGGATCCGCGACCTCGGGCCGCACGACGTCGTGCTGCTGGCCCTCAAGGCGCATCAGATCGCCGCCGTCGTCGACGACCTGCCGGCGCTGCTCGGGCCCGATACCTGCCTCGTGACGCTGCAGAACGGCATCCCGTGGTGGTACTTCCAGAAACTGGGCGGACCGTACGCGGACCGCGTCGTCGAGACCGTCGATCCGGGCGGCGTGTTGTTCAACGCCATCGATCCCGAGCGCATCATCGGCTGCATCGCCTACCCGGCCGCCGCGATCACCGAGCCGGGGGTGATCAAGCACATCGAGGGCATCCGGTTTCCGGTGGGCGAGCTCGACGGCAGCGAGTCGGCGCGCGTGCAGCGCGTCGCCGGGCTGCTCACCGAGTCCGGCTTCAAGGCGCGCGTGCTGACCGACATCCGCTCCGAGATCTGGCTCAAGCTCTGGGGCAACCTGACCTTCAACCCCATCAGCGCGCTGACCCACGCGACGCTGGTCGACATCTGCCAGTTCCCGCTGACCCGCGCGCTGGCCGCGGCGATGATGACCGAGGCGCAGACGATCGGCGAGCGCCTCGGGGCCGGCTTCCGCGTGACGATGGAACGGCGCATCGCGGGCGCCGAGAGCGTCGGCAAGCACAAGACCTCGATGCTGCAGGATGTCGAGGTGGGCAAGCCGCTGGAGATCGACGGGATGCTCGGCGCCGTCGTCGAGCTGGCGGAGGTGACCGGCGTCGAGGTGCCGACCCTGCGCGCGCTCTACGCCTGCGTCAGCCTGCTCAGCAAGACCATCGTGGACGAGCAGATCAGGATCAAGGGTTCGCCGAAGTAG
- the frc gene encoding formyl-CoA transferase encodes MKALDGVRILDMTHVQSGPTCTQLLAWFGADVIKVERPGVGDATRGQLRDIPDVDSLYFTMLNHNKRSITINTKSETGRAIFTRLIESCDVLAENFAPGALDRMGFTWERIQEINPRIIYASVKGFGPGPYEDCKVYENVAQCTGGGASTTGFDDGPPTVTGAQIGDSGTGLHLALGIVTALFQREKSGRGQRVVCAMQDGVLNLCRVKLRDQQRLTHGPLKEYPQYPNGTFGEATPRSGNASGGGQPGWIVKCKGWEDDPNAYIYVITQAAAFAGLARAIGRADWLDDPEWNTPEARLPKLEQVFDAIEQWTKTKTKFEVMEILNPLNVPCGPVLSMQELSREPSLRGTGTVVEVDHPTRGKYLTVGNPIKLSDSPADVVRSPLLGEHTEEILGSVLGMSDEEIEAAKAAKAV; translated from the coding sequence ATGAAAGCGCTGGACGGAGTTCGCATTCTCGACATGACCCACGTGCAGTCCGGCCCCACCTGCACGCAGTTGCTCGCCTGGTTCGGCGCCGACGTGATCAAGGTGGAACGCCCGGGGGTGGGCGACGCCACGCGCGGGCAGTTGCGCGACATCCCCGACGTGGACAGCCTCTACTTCACGATGCTGAACCACAACAAGCGCAGCATCACGATCAACACGAAGTCCGAGACCGGCCGCGCGATCTTCACGCGCCTCATCGAGTCGTGCGACGTGCTGGCCGAGAACTTCGCGCCGGGCGCCCTCGACCGCATGGGCTTCACCTGGGAGCGCATCCAGGAGATCAACCCGCGCATTATCTACGCCTCGGTCAAGGGCTTCGGCCCCGGCCCCTACGAAGACTGCAAGGTCTACGAGAACGTGGCGCAGTGCACCGGCGGCGGCGCCAGCACCACCGGCTTCGACGACGGGCCGCCGACCGTCACCGGTGCCCAGATCGGCGATTCCGGCACCGGCCTGCACCTGGCCCTCGGCATCGTCACCGCGCTCTTCCAGCGCGAGAAGTCCGGCCGCGGCCAGCGCGTCGTCTGCGCCATGCAGGACGGCGTCCTCAACCTCTGCCGGGTCAAGCTGCGCGACCAGCAGCGGCTGACCCACGGCCCGCTCAAGGAGTATCCCCAGTATCCCAACGGCACCTTCGGCGAGGCCACCCCGCGCTCGGGCAACGCCTCGGGCGGCGGCCAGCCCGGCTGGATCGTCAAGTGCAAGGGCTGGGAGGACGACCCCAACGCCTACATCTACGTCATCACCCAGGCGGCCGCGTTCGCCGGCCTCGCCCGCGCCATCGGCCGCGCCGACTGGCTCGACGACCCGGAATGGAACACCCCGGAGGCGCGCCTCCCGAAGCTGGAGCAGGTCTTCGACGCCATCGAGCAGTGGACCAAGACCAAGACCAAGTTCGAGGTGATGGAGATCCTCAACCCGCTCAACGTCCCGTGCGGCCCGGTGCTGTCGATGCAGGAGCTCTCCCGTGAGCCGTCGCTGCGCGGCACCGGCACCGTCGTCGAGGTCGACCACCCCACCCGCGGCAAGTACCTCACCGTCGGCAATCCCATCAAGCTGTCGGACTCGCCGGCCGACGTCGTGCGGTCGCCGCTGCTCGGCGAGCACACCGAGGAGATTCTCGGGTCCGTGCTCGGCATGAGCGACGAGGAGATCGAGGCGGCGAAGGCGGCCAAGGCCGTCTGA
- a CDS encoding serine/threonine protein kinase produces MSGRQHLDSIADAVAAGEAVDWHDVEWGTTKTRDADLIRQLKIVSAIGATRRTQAPSGPNWWDRTVEAGVAVVLGIAVAQLALAIVGAPGALGRVGWPYIVNGFVFGVGGVVLLAGGGRDRRLPLLGALFLTISSAFVIWLMPSAGTVLSGTLTDALGALQADAFVTLMLWRFVREFPSDAQRPGLRGVASVFVRVSFGVGAVLFVPNAIGGFGDSIVPAWSMALFELLDRDHPEGAYWPVLSVVAAPAIPFLLWKTRLEAYEDRRRVMFFVGALAVGLAPFALAVVATPFVSALRDSSVQQGVGVVVYVGLALIVPATAYSVVVNRVMEMQLLVRITLQYALARYAVWGISLGPLIYVAFDIHANQQLTIGEYLERSRPAGPLAVSTVGLVALASRQHLLRAVDRWFRLEPADQTQTLARLDQRFRTADSLRSVTGAFAEELRRGLNATSVAVLLLNDDGTALVPVDGTAAAIQRDSALLDILLSTRGDVRLDTQALASIARLLPPADRVWLNDADAHLLCPVVGSTGILLGAVVIGEARTGLPYSAVHFALVTAVGGQAALQIENRLLRDREADRCPPRSDPGAQGLAWQNEPAAYCPVCSLVWSPETRQCSCGATTSVAALPLFVQGKFRLERLVGAGGMGVVYLAVDMVLDRQVAIKTLPSLWSGSADRLHREARTMARVLHPNLALIYGAEQWRGTPMLIVEYLDGGTLRDCIRRGPVPYVEAIDLGIVLADVLARVHASGVLHRDVKPSNIGYTSDRRPKLLDFGLALLDRPQGSRPTAEPLSGGATEALFRSDDPAATVTVDERLVGTPLYLAPEALAGSTPQPSFDLWGLALVLYEAVAGRHPFAADDVGTVLAAAEQASVPDVRDYRPRCPLGLASFLRAALSPNITRRPESAGAMRNELHRLRASIQAHAH; encoded by the coding sequence ATGAGTGGGCGCCAGCACCTCGACTCCATTGCTGATGCCGTCGCGGCCGGCGAGGCCGTGGACTGGCACGACGTGGAGTGGGGCACGACGAAGACCCGCGACGCTGACCTGATCCGCCAGCTCAAGATTGTTTCCGCCATCGGTGCGACCCGCCGGACCCAAGCGCCATCCGGCCCGAACTGGTGGGACCGCACGGTGGAGGCCGGTGTGGCCGTCGTGCTCGGCATCGCTGTCGCGCAACTCGCGCTGGCGATCGTAGGAGCTCCCGGCGCACTTGGCCGGGTGGGGTGGCCCTACATCGTCAACGGCTTCGTCTTTGGCGTGGGAGGGGTGGTGTTGTTGGCGGGCGGTGGGCGTGACCGCCGGCTCCCGTTGTTGGGCGCCCTGTTTCTCACAATCAGTTCCGCTTTCGTGATCTGGTTGATGCCTTCGGCTGGGACCGTGCTCAGCGGCACGCTGACCGATGCGCTCGGCGCGCTCCAAGCGGATGCGTTCGTGACGCTGATGCTGTGGCGTTTCGTCCGCGAGTTCCCCTCCGACGCCCAACGACCGGGGCTGCGCGGAGTCGCCAGCGTCTTCGTGAGAGTCTCTTTTGGCGTAGGCGCGGTGCTGTTCGTGCCCAACGCCATTGGCGGCTTCGGCGATTCGATAGTGCCGGCGTGGTCGATGGCGCTGTTCGAGTTGCTCGACCGCGACCATCCGGAAGGGGCTTACTGGCCCGTGCTCTCTGTCGTCGCGGCTCCCGCTATTCCGTTTCTTCTGTGGAAGACGCGGCTTGAGGCGTACGAAGACCGCCGCCGCGTGATGTTCTTCGTGGGAGCGCTGGCGGTCGGGCTGGCGCCATTCGCGCTCGCCGTAGTTGCTACGCCGTTCGTGTCGGCACTTCGGGACTCGTCGGTGCAGCAGGGTGTCGGCGTCGTTGTCTACGTGGGGCTTGCGTTGATCGTGCCCGCTACCGCCTACTCCGTGGTGGTGAATCGCGTGATGGAGATGCAGTTGCTCGTCCGTATCACGCTGCAATACGCCTTGGCACGGTACGCCGTCTGGGGCATCAGCCTCGGGCCGCTCATCTATGTAGCGTTCGACATCCACGCGAACCAGCAATTGACCATCGGCGAGTACCTAGAACGCTCTCGGCCCGCCGGCCCTCTTGCGGTCTCCACGGTGGGCCTGGTCGCCCTCGCATCTCGCCAACATCTGCTCCGTGCGGTCGACCGATGGTTTCGTCTCGAGCCAGCCGACCAGACACAGACACTCGCCCGCCTCGATCAGCGTTTTCGAACAGCGGACAGTCTCCGTAGCGTTACCGGGGCGTTCGCCGAAGAACTGCGCCGGGGGTTGAATGCGACGTCAGTGGCGGTCCTGCTCCTAAACGACGACGGGACCGCACTCGTGCCGGTCGACGGCACGGCGGCGGCGATCCAGCGAGATTCGGCGCTACTCGACATTCTTCTTTCGACCCGGGGCGACGTTCGGCTCGATACTCAAGCGTTGGCGTCGATTGCGCGATTGCTGCCCCCTGCGGATCGAGTGTGGTTGAACGACGCTGACGCGCACTTGTTGTGTCCCGTCGTCGGGTCTACCGGGATACTGCTGGGGGCGGTGGTGATCGGCGAGGCTCGGACCGGACTCCCGTACTCGGCCGTTCACTTCGCACTGGTGACGGCCGTCGGCGGCCAGGCGGCCTTGCAGATCGAGAATCGCCTGCTACGGGACCGTGAAGCCGATAGATGCCCCCCGCGGAGCGATCCTGGTGCGCAGGGGCTCGCTTGGCAGAACGAGCCGGCGGCGTACTGTCCGGTGTGCTCGCTGGTCTGGAGCCCGGAGACCCGCCAATGCTCGTGCGGCGCCACCACGAGCGTTGCCGCGCTTCCGTTGTTCGTTCAGGGCAAGTTCCGTCTCGAGCGTCTGGTCGGCGCGGGAGGCATGGGCGTCGTTTACTTGGCGGTCGACATGGTGCTAGACCGTCAGGTGGCGATCAAGACACTGCCGTCCCTCTGGTCCGGGTCGGCCGACCGACTGCACCGCGAGGCGCGCACGATGGCGAGGGTTCTGCATCCGAACTTAGCGCTCATCTACGGAGCCGAGCAGTGGCGCGGCACGCCGATGCTGATCGTCGAGTATCTCGACGGCGGCACGCTGCGCGACTGCATCCGCCGCGGTCCGGTACCGTACGTGGAGGCAATCGATCTCGGAATCGTACTGGCGGATGTGCTCGCGCGTGTGCACGCGTCGGGGGTGCTACACCGCGATGTGAAGCCGAGCAACATCGGCTACACCAGCGATCGCCGACCAAAGTTGCTTGACTTCGGGTTGGCCTTGCTCGACAGGCCCCAGGGTTCTCGGCCGACGGCGGAGCCGCTGTCGGGGGGCGCGACCGAAGCGTTGTTCCGGTCGGATGATCCCGCGGCCACGGTGACCGTAGACGAACGTCTGGTCGGGACGCCGTTGTATCTGGCGCCAGAAGCACTCGCCGGCAGCACGCCTCAACCCTCCTTCGATCTGTGGGGGCTCGCGCTGGTGCTCTATGAAGCGGTCGCCGGGCGTCACCCGTTCGCTGCCGACGACGTAGGGACCGTGCTGGCCGCCGCTGAACAAGCCAGTGTGCCCGATGTCCGCGACTACCGGCCGAGGTGCCCTCTCGGCTTGGCGTCGTTTCTGCGTGCCGCGTTGTCACCCAACATCACCCGGCGACCGGAAAGTGCTGGCGCCATGCGAAACGAACTGCACCGGCTCCGCGCAAGCATTCAGGCGCACGCTCACTGA
- a CDS encoding carboxypeptidase regulatory-like domain-containing protein encodes MLYRAGIAAVIGAVVVALSAGSAGAWQAVAVDGDDIGGVVTGPDGPEAGVWVIAETTDLPTRFNRIVVTDDDGRYLIPDLPDATYDVWVRGYGLVDSEKVRTPPGSTLNLTAVVAPDEAAAAQYYPAGHWLSLIEVPDRDQFPGTGPDGNGISPNMRSQAEWMRTVKSGGCTACHSLGNLATREVPPELGEFDSMVAAWDRRIQSGQAGGSMSNGLNRMGRQAALEMFADWTDRIMAGELPEAPRRPQGVERNIVVSQWDWADEKAYLHDEISTDKRDPTVNAYGPIYGALEASADYVPVLDPVANASSEIPVPVRDPDTPLAAGPPMASSPYWGDEAIWNSQTNVHNPMLDADGRVWLTSRVRGPQNPDMCLEGSDHPSAQAFPNARANRHLAVWDPATEEMTLVGTCYSTHHLIFAEDENDTLWTSGGGPVIGWLDTKMFLETGDEEASQGWTALVLDTNGNGQRDEFTEPNEPIDPTKDRRVTTGFYGVAYNPVDGTIWGSSLGFPGSVLRLDPGDDPSNTALTEVFEVPWENPGAEVQGYSPRGMDIDRNGVVWTPLASGHMASFDRSKCTGPLNGPDATGQHCPEGWTLYEEPLPKFKGVDDSGSAEGSYYTWVDQFDTFGLGDNIPINTGNASEGLLALKDGEWVIIRVPYPLGFYTKWLDGRIDDPDAGWKGRGLWATYGTRAPFHTETGKGTPSKVVQFQLRPDPLAR; translated from the coding sequence ATGCTCTATCGAGCCGGTATCGCGGCGGTGATCGGCGCCGTCGTCGTGGCCCTGTCGGCCGGCAGCGCCGGCGCATGGCAGGCGGTGGCGGTGGACGGCGACGACATCGGCGGCGTGGTGACCGGCCCCGACGGCCCCGAGGCGGGCGTCTGGGTGATTGCCGAGACCACCGATCTGCCGACGCGGTTCAATCGGATCGTCGTCACCGACGACGACGGCCGCTACCTGATTCCCGACCTGCCGGATGCGACTTACGACGTGTGGGTCCGCGGCTACGGCCTGGTCGACTCGGAGAAGGTCCGGACGCCTCCCGGCTCGACCCTGAATCTGACCGCCGTCGTCGCGCCGGACGAAGCGGCCGCGGCGCAGTACTACCCGGCAGGCCACTGGCTGTCGCTGATCGAGGTTCCCGACCGCGATCAGTTCCCCGGCACGGGTCCGGACGGCAACGGCATCTCGCCGAACATGCGCAGCCAGGCGGAGTGGATGCGCACCGTCAAGTCCGGCGGCTGCACCGCCTGCCACTCGCTCGGCAACCTGGCGACCCGCGAGGTGCCGCCGGAACTCGGCGAGTTCGACTCGATGGTCGCGGCCTGGGACCGGCGCATCCAGTCCGGGCAGGCCGGCGGCTCGATGTCGAACGGGCTGAACCGGATGGGGCGGCAGGCGGCGCTGGAGATGTTCGCCGACTGGACCGACCGGATCATGGCCGGCGAGCTGCCCGAGGCGCCGCGCCGGCCGCAGGGCGTCGAGCGCAACATCGTCGTGTCGCAGTGGGACTGGGCCGACGAGAAGGCCTACCTCCACGACGAGATCTCGACCGACAAGCGCGATCCCACCGTCAACGCCTACGGCCCGATCTACGGCGCCCTGGAGGCGAGCGCGGACTACGTGCCGGTGCTCGACCCGGTGGCCAACGCCTCGAGCGAGATTCCGGTGCCGGTGCGCGATCCGGACACCCCGTTGGCGGCCGGACCGCCGATGGCGTCGTCGCCCTATTGGGGGGACGAGGCGATCTGGAACAGCCAGACCAACGTTCACAACCCGATGCTCGACGCGGACGGCCGCGTCTGGCTGACCTCGCGCGTGCGCGGGCCGCAGAACCCGGACATGTGCCTCGAAGGCTCCGATCACCCGTCGGCGCAGGCCTTCCCCAACGCCCGGGCCAACCGGCACCTGGCCGTCTGGGATCCGGCGACCGAGGAGATGACCCTGGTCGGCACCTGCTACAGCACGCACCACCTGATCTTCGCCGAGGACGAGAACGACACCCTCTGGACCAGCGGCGGCGGGCCGGTCATCGGCTGGCTGGACACGAAGATGTTCCTCGAGACCGGTGACGAGGAGGCCTCGCAGGGCTGGACCGCCCTGGTGCTCGACACCAACGGCAACGGCCAGCGCGACGAGTTCACCGAGCCGAACGAGCCCATCGATCCCACGAAGGATCGCCGGGTGACCACCGGCTTCTACGGCGTGGCCTACAACCCGGTCGACGGAACCATCTGGGGCTCGTCGCTCGGCTTCCCGGGCTCGGTGCTGCGTCTCGATCCGGGCGACGATCCGTCCAACACGGCGCTGACCGAGGTGTTCGAGGTGCCGTGGGAGAACCCCGGCGCCGAGGTGCAGGGCTACTCGCCGCGCGGCATGGACATCGACCGCAACGGCGTGGTCTGGACCCCGCTGGCCAGCGGGCACATGGCCAGCTTCGACCGCAGCAAGTGCACCGGGCCGCTGAACGGGCCCGACGCGACCGGCCAGCACTGCCCCGAGGGCTGGACGCTCTACGAGGAGCCGCTGCCGAAGTTCAAGGGCGTCGACGATTCCGGCAGTGCCGAGGGCAGCTACTACACCTGGGTCGACCAGTTCGACACGTTCGGCCTCGGCGACAACATCCCGATCAACACCGGCAACGCCTCCGAGGGGCTTCTCGCCCTGAAGGACGGCGAGTGGGTGATCATCCGGGTGCCGTATCCGCTCGGCTTCTACACGAAGTGGCTCGACGGCCGGATCGACGACCCGGACGCCGGCTGGAAGGGCCGCGGACTGTGGGCGACCTACGGCACGCGGGCGCCGTTCCACACCGAGACCGGCAAGGGGACGCCCAGCAAGGTGGTGCAGTTCCAGCTCCGGCCGGATCCGCTGGCCAGGTAG